A region from the Oceanidesulfovibrio marinus genome encodes:
- a CDS encoding glycogen/starch/alpha-glucan phosphorylase has protein sequence MSEWKQRVDLPIHPDISAESFQWRYCPPSEDDPEALKADVIRHIVSTLGSDYARKNHYNYYYGLALALRDRLVEQWLTTQRSYYDEETKRVYYLSLEYLPGKSLVNNLICLGLYHAAYRAMADFGLNLEELTEVEWDAGLGNGGLGRLASCYLDSMATLGVPGYGYGIRYDYGMFNQVIENGAQVEKADNWMRTFNPWEFDRGINLVEVKFGGRVKRWVDEKGRMRNEWIPENRVRAMPCDTLVPGYRNRRTINMRLWSARSDREFDLSYFNTGDYVGAVEEKVRDENISKVLYPSEDVIQGKELRLKQQYFFVAASLHDIVRRFKKKNDDFKDFPDKVAIQLNDTHPAVAIPELMRLLVDVELVDWDTAWSVCEKTFAYTNHTILPEALETWPVELFGQVLPRHLEIIYEINRRFLETVEAKYANLSRAELDERKQRLSLIGEGKQKHVRMANLAIVGSHSVNGVAALHTQILKDSVFKDFHELYPDKINNKTNGVTPRRWLRQSNPRLTGLIGETLNSEAFLRDLDLIKEIEPYADDSEFRKRWADVKRANKAHLRDYLERQMGVSINLDSVFDVQVKRIHEYKRQLLNVLHVVTLFNRIIDNPNIDVTPRTVLFGGKAAPGYFMAKRIIRLINAVADVVNSEPRVAGKLEVHFMPNYRVSQAEVVIPATELSEQISMAGMEASGTGNMKFAINGALTIGTLDGATIEMAERIGKENMFLFGNTADEIVTLKREGYNPWAYYEKDLELKRTLDMIAGDFFSRNDPGLFQPLVDSLLSGGDRYCLLADYRSYIETQEQVTTLYRDQDEWTRRSILNTARMGFFSSDRSIAEYARNIWGLQVL, from the coding sequence ATGTCTGAATGGAAACAAAGAGTCGATCTTCCCATACACCCCGATATTTCGGCGGAAAGCTTTCAATGGCGATACTGCCCCCCGTCCGAGGATGATCCTGAAGCGTTAAAGGCGGACGTCATCCGCCATATCGTCTCCACCCTGGGCAGCGACTACGCCCGGAAGAACCACTACAACTACTACTACGGCCTGGCCCTGGCCCTGCGCGACCGCCTGGTGGAGCAGTGGCTGACCACGCAGCGCAGCTACTACGACGAGGAAACCAAGCGGGTGTACTACCTCTCGCTGGAGTACCTGCCCGGCAAGTCGCTGGTGAACAACCTCATCTGTCTGGGGCTGTACCACGCGGCGTACCGCGCCATGGCCGACTTCGGGCTGAACCTCGAAGAGCTGACCGAGGTGGAGTGGGACGCCGGTCTGGGCAACGGCGGCCTGGGACGTCTGGCCTCCTGCTATCTCGACTCCATGGCCACCCTGGGCGTGCCCGGCTATGGCTACGGCATCCGCTACGATTACGGCATGTTCAACCAGGTGATCGAGAACGGGGCCCAGGTGGAAAAGGCCGACAACTGGATGCGCACCTTCAACCCCTGGGAGTTCGACCGCGGCATCAACCTCGTGGAGGTCAAGTTCGGCGGCCGCGTGAAGCGCTGGGTGGACGAGAAGGGCCGGATGCGCAACGAGTGGATTCCGGAAAATCGGGTACGGGCCATGCCGTGCGACACCCTGGTGCCCGGCTACCGCAACCGCCGGACCATCAACATGCGGCTGTGGTCCGCGCGTAGCGACCGCGAGTTCGACCTCTCCTACTTCAACACCGGCGATTACGTGGGCGCCGTGGAGGAAAAGGTCCGCGACGAGAACATCTCCAAGGTGCTCTACCCCAGCGAGGACGTCATCCAGGGCAAGGAGCTGCGGCTCAAGCAGCAGTACTTTTTCGTGGCCGCCTCCCTGCACGACATCGTGCGGCGGTTCAAAAAGAAGAACGACGACTTCAAGGACTTCCCGGACAAGGTGGCCATTCAGCTCAACGACACCCATCCGGCCGTGGCCATTCCGGAGCTGATGCGCCTGCTGGTGGACGTAGAGCTGGTGGACTGGGACACGGCCTGGTCCGTGTGCGAGAAGACCTTTGCCTACACGAACCACACCATTCTGCCGGAAGCGCTGGAAACGTGGCCCGTGGAGCTTTTCGGCCAGGTGCTGCCACGCCATCTGGAGATCATCTACGAGATCAACCGCCGCTTCCTCGAAACCGTGGAGGCGAAGTATGCGAACCTTTCCCGAGCCGAGCTGGACGAGCGCAAGCAGAGGCTCTCGCTCATCGGCGAAGGCAAGCAGAAGCATGTGCGCATGGCCAACCTGGCCATTGTGGGCTCCCACTCCGTGAACGGCGTGGCCGCCCTGCATACCCAGATCCTCAAGGACTCCGTGTTCAAGGACTTTCACGAGCTGTACCCGGACAAGATCAACAACAAGACCAACGGCGTGACTCCCCGGCGCTGGCTGCGGCAGTCCAACCCGCGGCTCACGGGTCTCATCGGCGAGACCCTGAACTCCGAGGCGTTCCTCCGCGATCTCGACCTGATCAAGGAGATCGAGCCCTACGCCGACGACAGCGAGTTCCGCAAACGCTGGGCCGATGTGAAGCGCGCCAACAAGGCGCACCTGCGCGACTATCTGGAACGGCAGATGGGCGTGTCCATCAATCTGGACAGTGTGTTTGACGTCCAGGTGAAGCGCATCCACGAGTACAAGCGCCAGCTGCTCAATGTCCTCCACGTGGTCACGCTGTTCAACCGGATCATCGACAACCCCAATATAGACGTCACGCCGCGCACGGTGCTCTTCGGCGGCAAGGCTGCGCCGGGCTACTTCATGGCCAAGCGCATCATCCGGCTTATCAACGCCGTGGCCGACGTGGTCAACTCCGAGCCGCGGGTGGCGGGCAAGCTCGAAGTGCACTTCATGCCCAACTACCGCGTCTCTCAGGCCGAGGTGGTCATCCCGGCCACGGAGCTCTCGGAGCAGATATCCATGGCCGGCATGGAGGCCTCCGGCACGGGCAACATGAAGTTCGCCATCAACGGCGCCCTGACCATCGGCACCCTGGACGGCGCGACCATCGAGATGGCCGAGCGCATCGGCAAGGAGAACATGTTCCTCTTCGGCAACACGGCCGACGAGATCGTGACGCTCAAGCGCGAGGGCTACAACCCCTGGGCCTATTACGAGAAGGACCTGGAGCTTAAACGGACCCTGGACATGATTGCCGGCGACTTTTTCAGCCGCAACGATCCCGGCCTCTTCCAGCCGCTGGTGGACTCCCTGCTCAGCGGGGGCGACCGCTACTGCCTGCTGGCCGACTACCGCTCCTACATAGAGACACAGGAGCAGGTCACGACGCTGTATCGCGACCAGGATGAGTGGACCCGCCGATCCATTCTGAACACGGCGCGCATGGGCTTCTTCTCCAGCGACCGTTCCATTGCTGAATACGCCAGGAACATCTGGGGCTTACAGGTGCTGTAG
- a CDS encoding Tfp pilus assembly protein PilF, protein MTKDLSEFDSEGVIRGVFSTQAKARIGFGATRKNTAQTVYMYVEEQEDGRFSIQPLNNHHIPTGEKQTITREELLEQYLPEPEVYTKRFLPAVRELEKTVARGERHFENNELFSAEYEFKNALRIDEENIRATFGLGLTYLERGEKDKGELVFKRLGHIEGAFEESHKHLFNEFGILLRKQGLLDQALMHYNRAFRLCKTDEHLLYNMGRVLHLKGRYKAGIWVVRRALQLNPEFPEGKELLDVLQAAADKPVSVEDLTFLG, encoded by the coding sequence ATGACCAAAGACCTTTCGGAATTCGATAGCGAAGGCGTAATTCGCGGCGTGTTCTCCACGCAGGCCAAGGCGCGGATCGGCTTTGGAGCTACGCGGAAAAACACTGCGCAGACCGTCTATATGTACGTGGAGGAGCAGGAGGACGGCCGCTTTTCCATCCAACCTCTGAACAACCACCACATACCCACCGGCGAAAAGCAGACCATCACCCGCGAAGAGCTGCTGGAGCAATATCTTCCCGAACCGGAAGTCTACACGAAACGGTTCCTGCCCGCAGTCCGGGAGCTGGAAAAGACCGTGGCGCGGGGAGAGCGGCATTTCGAGAACAACGAGCTGTTCAGCGCCGAGTACGAGTTCAAGAACGCGCTGCGCATCGATGAAGAAAATATCCGGGCCACCTTCGGCCTGGGCCTCACCTATCTGGAACGCGGGGAAAAGGACAAGGGCGAGCTGGTCTTCAAGCGCCTTGGCCACATCGAAGGCGCCTTCGAGGAATCGCACAAGCACCTCTTCAACGAGTTCGGAATCCTGCTCCGGAAGCAGGGCCTGCTGGACCAGGCGTTGATGCACTACAACCGTGCCTTCCGGCTGTGCAAGACGGACGAGCACCTGCTCTACAACATGGGCCGCGTGCTCCACCTGAAGGGCCGGTACAAGGCCGGCATCTGGGTGGTGCGGCGCGCTCTGCAACTCAATCCCGAATTCCCGGAAGGCAAAGAGCTGCTGGACGTGTTGCAGGCGGCGGCGGACAAGCCTGTTTCGGTGGAAGACCTGACGTTCCTTGGATAA
- a CDS encoding hybrid sensor histidine kinase/response regulator: MSEPSPLSKNNTESVADNDAESGEIESLRKRVAELERDYNDLVHVRDELREQRIATNALLSASSDSLAILDPLGTVLSINDAGVRRFGGNVDDIHGRNIFDFLDGETHEHMRHWLKEAVETQKTVQFKVGTDYATYGYRLTPATEPGTNAVRVALLIRDISENERALQALRESEARYRGILEDQTELICRYLPDGRLSYVNEAYARHFGKTTRELINTNFIPHIPEDDVRLIRERTGGLSPERPVTSFEHRVIMDNGEVHWQHWTHRAIYNAQDELVEYQAVGRSVTNRKKAQIALQESEARYRSLFEDSPISLWVEDFSLVKEYLDSQRAQGVTDFRRHFDENPLMVAHCAGLVSVRDVNKATVNLFNASSKDQLLGNLGNVFVDETLDRFKDELVALAEGQRTFTCETRHRTMDGGLRDVIIHLSVAPGAESKLDTVLVSLLDVTQRKHMENELDDNRNFLHRIMDTVPSPIFVKDREGRFIMVNKAMADLYGASPQELIGKTGADFNPNEDETSLFRIEDLEVLDSGQPLFIPQRVITSTSGEARWYSTTKLPLKDKDQVLGVAVDITERKEAEAERTRLEKHFRQAQKMQALGTLAGGIAHDFNNMIFAILGFVRLAMRAVEPDSKIEEYLKQVHSASMRASDLVRQILTFSRQTEQEKKPVAVASLVKETTKLLRATLPSTIDIHVEIEPEAEGESSSILGDPTQIHQVIMNLCTNAGHSMRMRGGDLRVHLGLREVTPETARNVLEQNPGSFVELVVSDTGHGIDPSIMEQIYDPFFTTKEPGEGTGMGLSVVHGIVKSHGGTVHVESEVGVGTTFTILLPRLVRTEEELSANGVINCPRGDEHILFVDDEALLVQMAEETLSQLGYTVTATTSPTKALEMFSQAPDKYDIVITDQTMPGMTGMELARTMLAAKPDLPIVLMTGYSESVTSDIARQSGLAEYLMKPVVEEELAQTIRHVLDRAP, translated from the coding sequence ATGAGCGAGCCCTCGCCACTATCCAAAAACAACACGGAGAGCGTCGCGGACAACGACGCAGAGTCCGGCGAGATCGAATCGCTGCGCAAGCGCGTCGCAGAGCTGGAGCGCGACTACAACGACCTCGTCCATGTACGCGACGAGTTGCGCGAGCAACGCATCGCCACCAACGCCCTGCTCAGCGCCTCTTCGGACAGCCTCGCCATCCTCGATCCCCTGGGCACCGTTCTTTCCATCAACGACGCCGGCGTGCGCCGTTTCGGCGGCAACGTGGACGACATCCACGGCCGGAACATCTTCGACTTCCTCGACGGTGAAACGCACGAGCACATGCGCCACTGGCTCAAGGAAGCCGTGGAAACGCAGAAGACAGTGCAGTTCAAGGTGGGCACGGACTACGCCACCTACGGCTACCGGCTGACCCCGGCCACGGAGCCCGGTACCAACGCCGTGCGCGTCGCCCTGCTCATCCGCGATATCTCCGAGAACGAGCGCGCCCTGCAGGCCCTGCGCGAAAGCGAGGCCCGCTACCGCGGCATCCTCGAAGACCAGACAGAGCTCATCTGCCGCTACCTGCCGGATGGCCGGCTCTCCTACGTCAACGAGGCCTACGCCCGCCACTTTGGCAAGACCACGCGCGAGCTCATCAACACGAATTTCATCCCCCACATTCCGGAAGATGACGTCCGGCTCATCCGCGAGCGCACCGGCGGCCTGAGCCCGGAACGGCCCGTGACCTCCTTCGAGCACCGGGTCATCATGGACAACGGCGAGGTCCATTGGCAGCACTGGACCCACCGCGCCATCTACAATGCCCAGGACGAGCTCGTGGAGTATCAGGCCGTGGGCCGCTCCGTGACCAACCGCAAGAAGGCCCAGATAGCCCTGCAGGAGAGCGAGGCCCGCTACCGCAGCCTGTTTGAGGACTCGCCCATCTCCCTCTGGGTGGAGGACTTCTCCCTGGTCAAGGAGTACCTGGACTCGCAACGCGCCCAGGGCGTCACCGACTTCCGCAGGCACTTCGACGAAAATCCGCTGATGGTGGCACACTGCGCCGGCCTGGTCTCGGTGCGCGACGTCAACAAGGCCACGGTCAATCTCTTCAACGCATCGAGCAAGGATCAGCTCCTGGGCAACCTGGGAAACGTCTTTGTGGACGAGACCCTCGACCGCTTCAAGGACGAGCTCGTGGCCCTGGCCGAGGGGCAGCGCACCTTCACCTGCGAGACGCGCCACCGCACCATGGACGGCGGCCTGCGCGACGTCATCATCCACCTGAGCGTGGCCCCGGGTGCCGAGTCCAAGCTGGACACCGTTCTCGTCTCCCTGCTGGACGTTACCCAGCGCAAGCACATGGAGAACGAGCTGGACGACAATCGCAACTTCCTCCACCGCATCATGGACACGGTGCCGTCGCCCATCTTCGTCAAGGATCGAGAGGGACGCTTCATCATGGTCAACAAGGCCATGGCCGATCTCTACGGCGCCTCTCCGCAGGAGCTCATTGGCAAAACCGGAGCCGACTTCAACCCCAACGAGGACGAGACCTCCCTCTTCCGCATCGAGGACCTGGAGGTGCTCGATTCCGGCCAGCCGCTCTTCATTCCCCAGCGGGTCATCACCTCCACATCCGGCGAGGCGCGCTGGTACTCCACCACCAAGCTCCCGCTCAAGGACAAGGACCAGGTGCTCGGCGTGGCCGTGGACATCACCGAGCGCAAGGAGGCCGAGGCCGAACGCACCCGGCTGGAGAAGCACTTCCGCCAGGCCCAGAAGATGCAGGCTCTGGGAACCCTGGCCGGCGGCATCGCCCACGACTTCAACAACATGATCTTCGCCATCCTCGGCTTTGTCCGTCTGGCCATGCGCGCCGTGGAGCCGGACTCCAAGATCGAGGAGTACCTGAAGCAGGTCCATTCCGCCTCCATGCGCGCCTCGGACCTGGTGCGGCAGATCCTCACCTTCAGCCGCCAGACCGAGCAGGAGAAGAAACCAGTGGCCGTGGCCAGCCTGGTGAAGGAGACCACCAAGCTCCTGCGCGCCACCCTGCCCTCCACCATCGACATCCACGTGGAGATCGAGCCAGAGGCCGAGGGCGAGAGCTCCTCTATTCTCGGCGACCCCACGCAGATCCACCAGGTCATCATGAACCTGTGCACCAACGCCGGGCACTCCATGCGCATGCGCGGCGGCGACCTCCGGGTGCATCTCGGCCTGCGCGAGGTTACCCCGGAAACGGCCCGCAACGTGCTGGAGCAAAACCCCGGCTCCTTTGTGGAACTTGTTGTTTCCGACACCGGCCACGGCATCGATCCCTCCATCATGGAGCAGATCTACGACCCGTTCTTCACCACAAAGGAGCCCGGCGAGGGCACCGGCATGGGCCTGTCCGTGGTCCACGGCATCGTCAAGAGCCACGGCGGCACCGTGCATGTGGAAAGCGAGGTAGGCGTGGGCACCACCTTCACCATCCTGCTGCCCAGGCTGGTCCGTACCGAGGAAGAGCTCAGCGCCAACGGCGTCATCAACTGCCCCCGCGGCGACGAGCACATCCTCTTTGTGGACGACGAGGCGCTGCTGGTGCAGATGGCCGAGGAGACCCTCTCCCAGCTTGGATACACCGTCACGGCCACCACATCGCCCACCAAGGCCCTGGAGATGTTCTCCCAGGCGCCCGACAAATACGACATCGTCATCACCGACCAGACCATGCCCGGCATGACCGGCATGGAGCTGGCGCGGACGATGCTTGCCGCAAAGCCCGACCTCCCCATCGTGCTCATGACCGGCTACTCGGAGTCCGTCACCTCGGACATCGCCCGCCAATCCGGCCTGGCAGAGTACCTCATGAAGCCCGTGGTGGAAGAGGAGCTGGCCCAAACAATACGCCACGTGCTCGACAGAGCACCGTAA
- the trmFO gene encoding methylenetetrahydrofolate--tRNA-(uracil(54)-C(5))-methyltransferase (FADH(2)-oxidizing) TrmFO produces the protein MPNHPRVVIVGGGLAGCECALALSRYDIPVTILEQKPQSYSPAHRNANLAELVCSNSLRSADPTAAVGVLKSEMAELGSAVIDAAMETRVPAGKALAVDRDAFAAAMTRRIETAPGVSLERRHVPSLDDEVLQRALDEGGAVVIAAGPLASEPLSESIAAALGAEHLYFYDAIAPIVTADSLDMNICFRASRYGADEGETEGGDYLNCPMNEAEYDRFLEALLAGETVPCREFEKEIHFEGCMPVEALAERGRLTLAYGSFKPVGLVDPRTGERPFAVIQLRAENREGGSYNLVGCQTKLTYPEQKRIFRLVPGLENAEFERMGSVHRNTFVDSPRVLSQQGDLIARPGVYLAGQITGVEGYVESAAHGLWVGHSLGARLSALGEAAEPPETSVLGALLGHLHREAKHFQPSNGNFGLTPALNRKAPKRMRKEIYANRAREDFAAWLETAAGVLRLPE, from the coding sequence ATGCCCAACCATCCCCGAGTCGTCATCGTGGGCGGCGGACTGGCCGGCTGTGAATGCGCCCTGGCCCTGTCCCGCTACGATATCCCCGTCACCATTCTGGAGCAGAAGCCGCAGAGCTACTCTCCGGCGCACCGCAACGCGAACCTCGCGGAGCTCGTGTGCTCCAATTCCCTGCGCTCGGCCGACCCCACAGCCGCCGTGGGCGTGCTCAAGAGCGAGATGGCCGAGCTGGGCAGCGCGGTCATCGACGCGGCCATGGAGACCCGCGTGCCGGCCGGCAAGGCCCTGGCCGTGGACCGCGACGCTTTTGCCGCGGCCATGACCCGACGCATCGAGACGGCGCCCGGCGTCAGCCTGGAACGGCGCCACGTCCCATCCCTGGATGACGAGGTCCTGCAACGCGCCCTGGACGAAGGCGGCGCCGTGGTCATCGCCGCCGGTCCGCTGGCCTCGGAGCCCCTGAGCGAGAGCATCGCCGCCGCCCTGGGAGCCGAGCACCTCTACTTCTACGACGCTATCGCGCCCATCGTCACGGCCGACTCCCTGGACATGAACATCTGCTTCCGCGCCTCCCGCTACGGCGCGGATGAAGGCGAGACCGAGGGCGGCGACTACTTGAACTGCCCCATGAACGAGGCCGAGTACGACCGCTTCCTGGAGGCGCTGCTGGCCGGAGAGACCGTGCCGTGCCGGGAGTTCGAGAAGGAGATCCACTTCGAGGGCTGCATGCCGGTGGAGGCGCTGGCCGAACGCGGCCGGCTGACCCTGGCCTACGGCTCCTTCAAACCCGTGGGGCTGGTGGACCCACGCACCGGAGAGCGGCCATTCGCCGTGATCCAGCTGCGCGCCGAGAACCGCGAGGGCGGCAGCTACAACCTCGTGGGCTGCCAGACCAAGCTCACCTACCCGGAGCAGAAACGCATCTTCCGACTGGTGCCCGGCCTGGAGAACGCGGAGTTCGAGCGCATGGGCTCTGTGCACCGCAACACCTTTGTGGACTCGCCGCGGGTGCTGTCACAACAAGGAGACCTCATCGCCCGGCCCGGCGTGTATCTGGCCGGCCAGATTACGGGCGTGGAAGGGTATGTGGAGTCCGCGGCGCACGGCCTGTGGGTGGGGCACAGCCTGGGCGCGCGCCTGTCCGCTCTGGGCGAGGCGGCAGAGCCGCCGGAGACGTCGGTGCTGGGCGCCCTGCTCGGCCATCTGCACAGAGAGGCCAAGCACTTCCAGCCCTCCAACGGCAACTTCGGGCTCACGCCGGCCCTGAACAGGAAGGCTCCCAAGCGGATGCGCAAGGAGATCTACGCCAACCGCGCTCGCGAGGACTTTGCCGCGTGGCTGGAAACAGCCGCCGGAGTGCTGCGGTTGCCGGAGTAG
- a CDS encoding tetratricopeptide repeat protein, whose protein sequence is MSNESSHEDGVRGVFSTMKKSWIGTGTTRRKVDVQVYVYAEQDGDSVRVQELNENYLPSGEESEVSLEEFLAGYTPDPEVYEKKMQPAVRKLTKTLAKAERQRQQGEVYSAEFEFKNALDMDGENVRANFGLGLTYLDRGDTKEAERVLKKLVNLAQTFSHDNKHLFNEFGIKLRKSGMYDQALAYYGRAMQIASQDENLFYNIARTLYDKGDMEKGLVFVDKALALRSGFNEAEQLKQVMEKKRAERA, encoded by the coding sequence ATGAGCAACGAAAGCAGCCACGAGGACGGCGTACGCGGCGTCTTCAGCACCATGAAGAAAAGCTGGATCGGAACTGGCACCACGAGGCGCAAGGTGGATGTCCAGGTGTACGTCTACGCCGAGCAGGACGGCGATTCGGTCCGCGTGCAGGAGCTCAACGAAAACTACCTGCCCTCCGGCGAGGAGAGCGAGGTCTCACTGGAGGAGTTCCTGGCTGGTTATACGCCGGATCCCGAGGTGTACGAGAAGAAGATGCAGCCGGCCGTGCGCAAGCTGACCAAGACCCTGGCCAAGGCGGAACGGCAGCGCCAGCAGGGCGAGGTGTACAGCGCGGAGTTCGAGTTCAAGAACGCTCTGGACATGGACGGCGAGAACGTGCGCGCCAACTTCGGCCTGGGGCTCACCTACCTGGACCGCGGCGATACCAAAGAGGCCGAGCGCGTGCTCAAAAAGCTGGTGAACCTGGCCCAGACCTTCTCCCACGACAACAAGCACCTGTTCAACGAGTTCGGCATCAAGCTGCGCAAGTCCGGCATGTATGACCAGGCCCTGGCCTACTATGGCCGGGCCATGCAGATAGCCAGCCAGGACGAGAACCTGTTCTACAACATCGCCCGCACCCTGTACGACAAGGGCGACATGGAGAAGGGCCTGGTGTTCGTGGACAAGGCTTTGGCCCTGCGCTCAGGCTTCAATGAAGCCGAGCAGCTCAAACAGGTGATGGAAAAGAAGCGCGCCGAAAGGGCCTGA